Proteins co-encoded in one Kutzneria chonburiensis genomic window:
- a CDS encoding cupredoxin domain-containing protein produces MDQPPLPTRRRGLLLPAIAVLAVAGSVFALTSLYADNQRTAVPQPAAQTAALPASVVDAQKAAVAQYSPSAESSAIAVDIKSYTFTPASLTVSVGDTVTWTNEDTAPHTVTVSDGPEKFASPTLQQGQKFSYTFTKAGSYSYYCAVHPDMKASVTVQGSTPPPTTTTAPTTTAPPTTTTTMTMPTSTPGSGCAVKEALAPFIAHLKAAHLEESVGQQVNDALNLDQYIKTHTVLIENMLAPILNGDADQSVKDVLTPLLAHLKAAHLDESLGQQVSDLLNVDQYVKTHTVLVESMLEPVFNQLTC; encoded by the coding sequence GTGGACCAACCACCCCTGCCCACACGTCGGCGTGGCCTGCTGCTACCCGCGATCGCGGTGCTCGCCGTCGCCGGGTCGGTCTTCGCGCTGACCTCGCTGTACGCCGACAACCAGCGCACGGCCGTCCCTCAGCCGGCCGCGCAGACCGCCGCACTGCCGGCATCGGTTGTCGACGCGCAGAAGGCCGCCGTCGCGCAGTACTCGCCGTCCGCGGAGTCCTCGGCGATCGCGGTGGACATCAAGAGCTACACGTTCACCCCGGCCAGCCTCACCGTGTCCGTCGGGGACACCGTGACCTGGACCAACGAGGACACCGCCCCGCACACCGTGACGGTCTCCGACGGGCCGGAGAAGTTCGCGTCGCCGACCCTGCAACAGGGCCAGAAGTTCAGCTACACCTTCACCAAGGCCGGCTCGTACTCGTACTACTGCGCCGTGCACCCGGACATGAAGGCCAGCGTCACGGTCCAGGGCTCGACTCCCCCGCCCACCACGACAACCGCGCCGACGACGACGGCGCCGCCCACCACCACGACCACCATGACCATGCCGACGTCCACCCCGGGCAGCGGCTGCGCGGTCAAGGAGGCGCTGGCCCCGTTCATCGCCCACCTCAAGGCCGCCCACCTGGAGGAATCCGTCGGCCAGCAGGTCAACGACGCGCTCAACCTCGACCAGTACATCAAGACGCACACCGTGCTGATCGAGAACATGCTCGCCCCGATCCTCAACGGTGACGCCGACCAGTCGGTCAAGGACGTGCTCACGCCGCTGCTGGCCCACCTGAAGGCGGCCCACCTCGACGAGTCGCTCGGCCAGCAGGTCAGCGACCTGCTGAACGTGGACCAGTACGTCAAGACCCACACCGTGCTGGTGGAAAGCATGCTCGAACCGGTGTTCAACCAGCTGACCTGCTGA
- a CDS encoding copper resistance D family protein: protein MPGDHHDHADTDHPMTVDAARSWYVLARLVDYLGIALFFGGSGFVALLWPAGSAVRATRRVIATGWLLGVAGAAATIVLEGVWAGGGPIGWPLVTRVLATDFGRVWLAIALLWVLAGVVLADLLQRKEIAARSAAWRIGALAVGLGLVRAIGLTGHTSDSGAALVEIADLVHLLGMALWIGGLAVLLFGVLPRRRPDELARVVPRYSRLAMISVGTVVLAGVVLAWQSLGSVDALLHTDYGRILLIKVGVLAVVLAAAQASKAWVGRRLDFAVVLRGDARTLRPFVYSVTAETVLVVFVLLAASVLVTANPGR from the coding sequence GTGCCCGGCGACCACCACGACCACGCCGACACCGACCACCCGATGACCGTCGACGCGGCCCGGTCCTGGTACGTGCTCGCCCGGCTGGTCGACTACCTCGGCATCGCGCTTTTCTTCGGTGGCAGCGGTTTCGTCGCGTTGCTGTGGCCGGCCGGCAGCGCGGTGCGCGCCACCCGGCGCGTGATCGCCACCGGCTGGCTGCTCGGTGTCGCCGGCGCCGCCGCCACCATCGTGCTGGAGGGGGTGTGGGCCGGCGGCGGCCCGATCGGCTGGCCGCTGGTCACCCGGGTGCTGGCCACCGACTTCGGCCGGGTCTGGCTGGCCATCGCGCTGCTCTGGGTGCTCGCCGGCGTGGTGCTGGCGGACCTGTTGCAGCGCAAGGAGATTGCCGCACGATCGGCGGCGTGGCGGATCGGCGCGCTCGCCGTCGGGCTGGGCCTGGTCCGCGCGATCGGCCTGACCGGGCACACGTCCGACTCCGGGGCCGCGCTGGTGGAGATCGCCGATCTGGTGCACCTGCTGGGCATGGCGCTGTGGATCGGCGGGCTCGCGGTGCTGTTGTTCGGCGTGCTGCCCCGGCGGCGGCCGGACGAGCTGGCCCGAGTGGTGCCGCGCTACTCGCGGCTCGCGATGATCAGCGTCGGCACCGTCGTGCTGGCCGGCGTGGTGCTGGCCTGGCAGTCGCTGGGATCGGTCGATGCCTTGCTGCACACCGACTACGGCCGGATCCTGCTGATCAAGGTCGGCGTGCTGGCCGTGGTGCTGGCCGCGGCCCAGGCCAGCAAGGCCTGGGTCGGCCGGCGGCTGGACTTCGCCGTCGTGCTGCGCGGCGACGCCCGCACGCTCCGGCCGTTCGTCTACTCCGTCACCGCCGAGACCGTACTCGTGGTGTTCGTGCTGCTCGCCGCGAGTGTGCTCGTCACGGCCAATCCCGGCCGCTGA
- a CDS encoding PLD nuclease N-terminal domain-containing protein, producing MLNWGDLSPHRRRQLAALGIVQVLLAVAAWIDLAIRPAARVRGPKWAWTLAIGVNFIGPLAYFGWGRSSAQRDLRDGEVAFTDQ from the coding sequence ATGCTGAACTGGGGCGACCTGAGCCCGCATCGCCGCCGCCAACTGGCGGCGCTCGGCATCGTCCAAGTGCTACTGGCCGTCGCCGCCTGGATCGATCTGGCGATCCGCCCGGCGGCCAGGGTCCGCGGCCCGAAGTGGGCCTGGACCTTGGCCATCGGCGTCAACTTCATCGGCCCGCTTGCCTATTTCGGCTGGGGCCGATCTTCCGCACAACGCGATCTTCGCGACGGTGAGGTCGCCTTTACCGATCAGTGA
- a CDS encoding glycoside hydrolase family 65 protein: protein MPNPDFSVEPWRLRECTLNLDLLAQAESLFALSNGHIGWRGNLDEGEPHALPGSYLNGVHEVRPLPYAERGYGNPEDSQTVINVTNGKVIRLLVDDEPLDLRYGTLVSHERTLDFRTGLLTREIHWVSPAGKAVKVRSTRLVSFTQRAVAAIGYEVEAVDKTVRVVIQSELIANEEQPAQSDDPRSSAVLARPLAAVMHAAHGTKAVLVHRVEHSGLGVAAAMDHTVSGEDELPCRTEVEPDLARFSVGNRLEPGQKLGFAKFVAYGWSSTRSVPALRDQVEAALAAAKVTGWDGLVAEQKEFLDRFWRDADVEVDGDAEVQQAVRFALFHVLQAAARGERRAIAAKGLTGPGYDGHAFWDTEMLVLPVLTYTYPEAVAHALWWRHDTIPLAQDRAAQLGFDGAAFPWRTITGLECSGYWPAGTAAFHLNAAIAAAVTRYVSASGDEEFAAAAGIALLVETARLWRSLGHHNSEGRFCIDGVTGPDEYSAIADNNVYTNLMAKKNLMAAYEYVHRFPDRARELGVGEEEAAAWHDAAKAVLVPYDEALGVHPQSDGFTRHQEWDFARSEYPLLLHHPYFDIYRKQVVKQADLVLAIMQCPEEFTPEQKARDFDYYERITVRDSSLSACVQAVVAAEVGQLQLAHDYTAEAALMDIADLEHNTADGLHIASLAGAWIALVNGLGGLRQDGGMLRFAPRLPPGLSRLKFTVRQRDSRIRVTVTPSSARYEVDGPDELTIVHHGQTVRLDSVQELAIPPAPRVRPSEQPPGRAPRRRDVED from the coding sequence ATCCCCAACCCCGACTTCTCCGTCGAGCCGTGGCGACTACGTGAGTGCACGCTCAACCTGGACCTGCTGGCCCAGGCCGAGTCGCTGTTCGCGCTGTCCAACGGCCACATCGGCTGGCGCGGCAACCTCGACGAGGGTGAGCCGCACGCGCTGCCCGGCAGCTACCTCAACGGGGTGCACGAGGTGCGTCCGCTGCCCTATGCCGAGCGCGGCTACGGCAATCCCGAGGACAGCCAGACGGTCATCAACGTGACCAACGGCAAGGTGATCCGGCTGCTGGTCGACGACGAGCCGCTGGACCTGCGCTACGGCACCCTGGTCAGCCACGAGCGCACTCTGGACTTCCGCACCGGGCTGCTCACGCGGGAGATCCACTGGGTGTCGCCGGCCGGCAAGGCGGTCAAGGTCCGTTCGACCCGGCTGGTGTCGTTCACGCAGCGGGCCGTCGCGGCGATCGGCTACGAGGTGGAGGCGGTCGACAAGACGGTCCGCGTGGTGATCCAGTCGGAGCTGATCGCCAACGAGGAGCAGCCGGCGCAGTCCGACGACCCGCGGTCCTCGGCCGTGCTGGCCCGGCCGCTGGCCGCCGTGATGCACGCCGCCCACGGCACGAAAGCCGTTCTGGTGCACCGGGTTGAGCACAGCGGGCTGGGCGTGGCGGCGGCGATGGACCACACCGTGTCCGGTGAGGACGAGCTGCCCTGCCGCACCGAGGTCGAACCCGATCTGGCCCGGTTCTCCGTGGGCAACCGGCTGGAACCGGGGCAGAAGCTCGGTTTCGCCAAGTTCGTGGCCTACGGCTGGTCCAGCACCCGGTCCGTGCCGGCGCTGCGGGACCAGGTCGAGGCGGCGCTGGCCGCGGCCAAGGTGACCGGCTGGGACGGCCTGGTGGCCGAGCAGAAGGAGTTCCTGGACCGGTTCTGGCGCGACGCCGACGTGGAGGTGGACGGCGACGCCGAGGTGCAACAGGCGGTCCGGTTCGCCCTGTTCCACGTGCTCCAGGCGGCCGCGCGGGGCGAGCGGCGGGCCATCGCGGCCAAGGGGCTGACCGGCCCCGGCTACGACGGGCACGCGTTCTGGGACACCGAGATGCTGGTGCTGCCGGTGCTGACCTACACGTACCCGGAAGCGGTCGCGCATGCCCTGTGGTGGCGGCACGACACCATCCCGCTGGCCCAGGACCGCGCCGCGCAGCTGGGATTCGACGGCGCCGCCTTCCCGTGGCGGACGATCACCGGCTTGGAGTGCTCGGGCTACTGGCCGGCCGGCACCGCCGCGTTCCACCTCAACGCCGCCATCGCCGCCGCCGTCACGCGCTACGTGAGCGCCAGCGGTGACGAGGAGTTCGCCGCGGCCGCCGGCATCGCGCTGCTGGTCGAGACCGCGCGGCTGTGGCGGTCACTCGGCCACCACAACAGCGAGGGCCGGTTCTGCATCGACGGCGTGACCGGTCCTGACGAGTACAGCGCCATTGCCGACAACAACGTGTACACGAACCTGATGGCCAAGAAGAACCTGATGGCCGCCTACGAGTACGTGCACCGCTTCCCCGACCGGGCCCGTGAGCTGGGCGTCGGCGAGGAGGAGGCCGCGGCCTGGCACGACGCCGCCAAGGCGGTGCTGGTGCCGTACGACGAGGCGCTGGGCGTGCATCCGCAGTCCGACGGCTTCACCCGGCACCAGGAATGGGACTTCGCCCGGTCCGAGTACCCGCTGCTGCTGCACCACCCGTACTTCGACATCTACCGCAAGCAGGTGGTCAAGCAGGCCGACCTGGTGCTGGCCATCATGCAGTGCCCGGAGGAGTTCACGCCGGAGCAGAAGGCCCGCGACTTCGACTACTACGAGCGGATCACCGTACGGGACTCGTCGCTGTCGGCGTGTGTGCAGGCCGTGGTGGCGGCCGAGGTCGGGCAGTTGCAGCTGGCCCACGACTACACGGCCGAGGCAGCGCTGATGGACATCGCCGACCTCGAGCACAACACCGCCGACGGCCTGCACATCGCCTCGCTGGCCGGCGCGTGGATCGCCCTGGTCAACGGGCTCGGCGGTTTGCGTCAGGACGGCGGCATGCTGCGTTTCGCACCGCGGCTGCCACCGGGTCTGTCCCGGCTGAAGTTCACTGTGCGGCAACGGGATTCACGGATCCGGGTGACCGTGACGCCGTCGTCCGCCCGGTACGAGGTGGACGGTCCGGACGAGCTGACGATCGTCCATCATGGACAGACCGTGCGGCTGGACTCCGTGCAGGAGCTGGCCATTCCGCCCGCTCCCCGCGTGCGACCCAGCGAGCAACCCCCGGGCCGCGCTCCTCGGCGGCGTGACGTGGAGGACTGA
- a CDS encoding beta-phosphoglucomutase family hydrolase: MLGVPDSTRALLFDMDGVLTKTAVVHAKAWQQAFDEFLASRGDPYEPFDPVVDYDEYVDGKPRADGVRSFLQARGIPFDEDLVRRIGDHKNDLVQELIRRDGVEAYQGSRQYLDAAVAAGLSRAVVSSSANTREVLVAAGLDGYFQAEVDGIVAAVRRLKGKPAPDTFLAAAKELGVEPSEAVVFEDALAGVEAGHAGKFGFVVGVDRVGQADALRRHGADHVVKDLADLL; encoded by the coding sequence GTGCTCGGTGTCCCGGATTCCACCAGGGCGCTGCTGTTCGACATGGACGGCGTGCTGACGAAAACCGCCGTGGTGCACGCGAAGGCGTGGCAGCAGGCGTTCGACGAGTTCCTGGCCTCCCGGGGCGATCCCTACGAGCCGTTCGACCCGGTCGTGGACTACGACGAGTACGTGGACGGCAAGCCGCGGGCCGACGGGGTGCGCAGCTTCCTCCAGGCGCGCGGCATCCCCTTCGACGAGGACCTGGTCCGCCGCATCGGCGACCACAAGAACGACCTGGTGCAGGAGCTGATCCGCCGCGACGGCGTCGAGGCGTACCAGGGCTCCCGCCAGTACCTGGACGCGGCGGTGGCCGCCGGCCTGTCGCGGGCCGTGGTCTCCTCCAGCGCCAACACGCGCGAGGTGCTGGTCGCCGCCGGTCTCGACGGCTACTTCCAGGCCGAGGTGGACGGCATCGTGGCGGCCGTGCGCCGGCTGAAGGGCAAGCCGGCCCCCGACACGTTCCTCGCCGCGGCCAAGGAGCTGGGCGTCGAGCCGTCCGAGGCGGTCGTGTTCGAGGACGCGCTGGCCGGGGTCGAGGCCGGGCACGCCGGCAAGTTCGGCTTCGTGGTCGGCGTCGACCGGGTCGGGCAGGCCGACGCGCTGCGCCGGCACGGGGCCGACCACGTCGTCAAGGACCTGGCGGACCTGCTGTGA
- a CDS encoding DUF3040 domain-containing protein: MLSQNERRQLEEIERRLRNEDPRLASRLTLNWVVRHRWIVLATGILGAALFALGCVCASGTLAIWGFVMAAVCGTLLFRHRTRRRG, encoded by the coding sequence ATGTTGAGTCAGAACGAGCGTCGCCAACTGGAGGAGATCGAACGACGGCTACGCAACGAGGATCCGCGCCTGGCCAGCCGGCTGACCCTGAACTGGGTGGTGCGTCATCGGTGGATCGTGCTCGCGACGGGTATTCTCGGTGCTGCCTTGTTCGCGCTGGGCTGCGTGTGTGCCAGCGGCACGCTCGCCATCTGGGGATTCGTGATGGCGGCCGTGTGCGGCACGCTGCTGTTCCGGCACCGGACCCGCAGGCGCGGCTGA
- a CDS encoding SRPBCC family protein, with product MTTIEKSIDVLVPVRTAYNQWTQFESFPYFMEGVERVIQVDDRTTHWETTVAGAHREFDAEITEQHPDERVAWHTTEGPSHGGVVTFHRLDEHSTRVSLQMEYEPDTLAEKAGAALGIVGGRVSGDLQRFKEYIEQQGHETGAWRGNIDAPPQSPMPHPPARDDAAAGRDDPADVEARPIYPGIPGPGLPRMQP from the coding sequence ATGACCACCATCGAGAAGAGCATCGATGTGCTGGTGCCGGTGCGCACCGCCTACAACCAGTGGACGCAGTTCGAGTCGTTCCCCTACTTCATGGAAGGCGTGGAACGCGTCATCCAGGTTGACGACCGGACCACGCACTGGGAGACCACCGTCGCCGGCGCACACCGCGAGTTCGACGCGGAGATCACCGAGCAGCACCCGGACGAGCGGGTCGCCTGGCACACCACCGAGGGTCCCTCGCACGGCGGCGTGGTGACCTTCCACCGGCTCGACGAGCACTCCACGCGGGTCAGCCTGCAGATGGAATACGAGCCCGACACCCTGGCCGAGAAGGCCGGTGCGGCGCTGGGCATCGTCGGCGGCCGGGTCAGCGGCGACCTCCAGCGCTTCAAGGAGTACATCGAGCAGCAGGGGCACGAGACCGGCGCGTGGCGCGGCAACATCGACGCCCCGCCGCAGTCCCCGATGCCGCATCCGCCGGCCCGCGACGACGCCGCCGCCGGACGTGACGACCCGGCCGATGTCGAGGCCCGGCCGATCTACCCGGGCATTCCCGGCCCTGGCCTGCCGAGGATGCAGCCATGA
- a CDS encoding sensor histidine kinase yields the protein MRKWVVDTGLGFARACVVFAVSMLVPAVWAAAVGIWQWWGGTAWSWIAPFVWAAIGTALLARPVCRMFRALVLRWSQVEIPDGYRPLPAVTELSTGYWWNGYSYSRSARDARRELRLRTWFRDPAGWRDLRFVLVAPVTVGLVAAVPLAGIAVAVLINVPVGVIITVVASPFVWRVAEPMIVRLLRPLSVRVKELETQRADTTVAQASEIRRIERDLHDGAQARLVALGMSLATAERLLQTNPDQAVELLREARAGAAASLTELRDLVKGISPPLLTERGLVDAVRALALDSPLETLVDASLPRLDPPIESALYFAIAELLANVGKHAQATQARISLTRQAAAIVIEVADDGRGGVVEAGGLSGLRRRIAVFDGRLDITSPPGGPTVARIVLPAP from the coding sequence ATGCGGAAGTGGGTGGTGGACACCGGGCTGGGGTTCGCACGGGCGTGCGTCGTTTTCGCGGTCAGCATGCTGGTGCCGGCGGTCTGGGCCGCCGCGGTGGGGATCTGGCAGTGGTGGGGCGGCACTGCGTGGTCGTGGATCGCGCCGTTCGTGTGGGCGGCCATCGGCACGGCGTTGCTGGCCCGTCCGGTGTGCCGGATGTTCCGCGCGCTGGTCCTGCGCTGGTCGCAGGTCGAGATTCCGGACGGCTATCGGCCGCTTCCCGCTGTCACCGAGCTGTCCACCGGCTACTGGTGGAACGGCTATTCCTACTCACGGTCGGCCCGGGACGCCCGGCGGGAGCTGCGGCTGCGGACCTGGTTCCGGGATCCGGCCGGCTGGCGTGACCTGCGGTTCGTGCTGGTCGCCCCGGTCACGGTCGGCCTGGTCGCGGCTGTACCGCTGGCCGGTATCGCCGTCGCGGTGCTGATCAACGTCCCGGTCGGCGTGATCATCACGGTCGTCGCGTCGCCGTTCGTGTGGCGGGTCGCCGAGCCGATGATCGTTCGCCTGCTGCGGCCGCTCAGCGTCCGGGTCAAGGAACTGGAGACGCAGCGGGCCGACACCACGGTCGCCCAGGCCTCGGAGATCCGCCGCATCGAACGGGATCTGCACGATGGCGCGCAGGCGCGGCTCGTCGCCCTCGGCATGTCACTGGCGACCGCCGAGCGGTTGTTGCAGACCAATCCCGACCAGGCCGTCGAACTGCTCCGCGAGGCCCGGGCCGGCGCGGCCGCGTCGCTGACCGAACTTCGTGACCTCGTAAAGGGAATCAGCCCGCCGCTGCTGACCGAGCGCGGCCTCGTCGACGCCGTCCGGGCACTGGCCCTCGACAGTCCACTTGAGACACTCGTGGACGCTTCGCTCCCCCGGCTCGACCCGCCCATCGAGTCCGCACTGTACTTCGCCATAGCCGAGCTGCTGGCCAACGTCGGCAAGCACGCCCAGGCCACGCAGGCCCGGATTTCCCTGACCCGGCAAGCCGCCGCGATCGTCATCGAGGTGGCGGACGACGGTCGCGGCGGCGTGGTCGAAGCCGGCGGGCTCAGCGGTCTCCGGCGGCGCATCGCCGTCTTCGACGGCCGCCTGGACATCACCAGCCCACCCGGCGGCCCCACCGTGGCCCGCATCGTGCTACCCGCCCCATGA
- a CDS encoding helix-turn-helix domain-containing protein, whose protein sequence is MTNRLGDYLRARREQVRPADVGLPAGGGRRRVQGLRREELALLAGISSDYYMRLEQGRDQHPSGQVLDALATVLRLDPQATAYLHELARPITPRRSEQVPASILHLIDSWPATPAYVQDRLTTVVAANRAATALGPCYAVGVNLMRTVFLDPAEREFRLDWDETVTDGVGILRASFGADLDDPDLVALVEELSAGSERFRELWARHDVRARAGHMVRFAHPIAGPLDLHSEKLPIANTALTLVVFHAEAGTASADAVQRLVAGERV, encoded by the coding sequence GTGACGAACCGTCTCGGCGACTACCTGCGGGCCCGGCGTGAGCAGGTCCGGCCGGCCGATGTCGGCCTGCCCGCGGGCGGCGGACGGCGGCGGGTGCAGGGGCTGCGCCGGGAGGAGCTGGCGCTGCTGGCCGGCATCAGCAGCGACTACTACATGCGCCTCGAGCAGGGCCGCGACCAGCATCCGTCCGGACAGGTGCTGGACGCGCTGGCGACCGTGCTGCGGCTGGACCCACAGGCCACGGCCTATCTGCACGAACTGGCCCGGCCGATAACGCCCCGACGCAGCGAGCAGGTCCCGGCGAGCATCCTGCACCTGATCGACAGCTGGCCGGCGACGCCTGCGTATGTCCAGGACCGGCTGACCACCGTCGTCGCGGCCAACCGCGCGGCCACCGCCCTCGGCCCGTGCTACGCGGTCGGTGTGAACCTGATGCGGACGGTCTTCCTCGACCCGGCCGAGCGGGAGTTCCGGCTGGACTGGGACGAGACCGTGACGGACGGTGTCGGCATCCTGCGGGCCTCGTTCGGCGCCGACCTGGACGATCCGGACCTGGTGGCGCTGGTCGAGGAGCTGTCGGCCGGCAGCGAGCGGTTCCGGGAGCTGTGGGCGCGGCACGACGTGCGGGCCCGCGCCGGGCACATGGTCCGGTTCGCGCACCCCATCGCCGGCCCGCTGGACCTGCACAGCGAGAAATTGCCCATCGCCAACACCGCGCTGACGCTGGTGGTGTTCCACGCCGAGGCCGGTACGGCCAGCGCCGACGCGGTGCAACGGCTGGTTGCCGGCGAACGGGTCTGA
- a CDS encoding ATP-binding protein translates to MTGSTLTVDVTHRGHATIARVSGEIGLRTVDQLRTALLKCLADQPSGLVVELDDVTIGAPVALNAFGTLARRAAEWPGILLALAVPPGPVRELLRHTALDRVVPTFAGVAEAVRALGTVPEHQQASVQLPAAVDSAAEARRFVDDTCDAWQIDGLREDACLIASELVENAVRHGHSAAGLRLDLSRGVLTIAVRDDAPAPPRRRLVGTAPTGGRGVFIVDVIARAWGYAPTWAGGKVVWAVLADGA, encoded by the coding sequence ATGACAGGTTCCACGCTCACGGTCGACGTCACCCACCGGGGACACGCGACGATCGCCCGGGTCTCCGGTGAGATCGGTCTGCGCACGGTCGATCAGCTGCGCACGGCGCTGCTCAAATGCCTCGCCGACCAGCCCTCCGGCCTGGTCGTCGAACTCGACGACGTGACCATCGGCGCGCCGGTCGCGCTGAACGCCTTCGGCACGCTGGCCCGGCGCGCGGCCGAGTGGCCCGGCATCCTGCTGGCGCTGGCCGTTCCGCCCGGTCCGGTACGAGAGTTGTTGCGGCACACGGCTTTGGACCGCGTGGTGCCGACCTTCGCCGGTGTCGCCGAGGCCGTCCGGGCGCTGGGCACGGTGCCCGAGCACCAACAGGCCTCGGTGCAGTTGCCGGCCGCGGTCGACAGCGCGGCCGAGGCCAGGCGCTTCGTCGACGACACCTGTGACGCGTGGCAGATCGACGGTTTACGCGAGGACGCCTGTCTGATCGCGTCCGAGCTCGTGGAGAACGCCGTCCGGCACGGGCATTCCGCGGCCGGGCTGCGGTTGGACCTGTCCCGTGGAGTCCTCACGATCGCCGTCCGCGACGACGCCCCGGCGCCGCCGCGACGCCGCCTGGTCGGCACCGCGCCGACCGGCGGCCGCGGCGTGTTCATCGTCGACGTCATCGCCCGGGCCTGGGGATACGCCCCGACCTGGGCCGGCGGCAAGGTCGTCTGGGCCGTGCTCGCCGACGGTGCTTGA
- a CDS encoding glycosyltransferase gives MRIAMVGEPSRPLTALTSALAAQGHQVSHEEVVPGHGEVDAGLVERLRESWRAEPPEVVHAHSWLSGMASALAVGDRSIAKVLTVPTTVSFDPEVQRLERLVCRRVDRVLAAGGAQVRRLAALGVPRGQITVVPHGVDHQQFTPDGPAAARGQRFRLLGVGDIAVYHRFDLIVSVLAALNDVEFVIAGGPVHGNAEAERLIRCARHYGVEDRVRLLGPVEDMAALYRSADIVTCTPARSTFATIALEAMASGVPVIASAVGGLTDTVVHEVTGLLVPPLRPADLLRAIRHMLGDPALREAFGAAGRDRACARYSWERVAADTSRAYARAAYGIAPALG, from the coding sequence GTGAGAATTGCGATGGTCGGCGAGCCCTCGCGGCCGCTCACCGCGCTCACCTCGGCGCTGGCCGCCCAGGGGCACCAGGTGAGTCACGAGGAAGTCGTGCCCGGTCACGGCGAGGTCGACGCCGGGCTGGTCGAGCGGCTGCGGGAGAGCTGGCGGGCGGAGCCGCCCGAGGTGGTGCACGCCCATTCGTGGCTGTCGGGCATGGCCTCGGCGCTGGCCGTCGGTGACCGGTCGATCGCCAAGGTGCTGACCGTGCCGACCACCGTGAGCTTCGACCCGGAGGTGCAGCGGCTGGAGCGGCTGGTGTGCCGACGGGTCGACCGGGTGCTGGCCGCGGGTGGTGCTCAGGTTCGGCGGCTGGCGGCGCTCGGCGTGCCGCGCGGCCAGATCACCGTGGTGCCGCACGGGGTCGATCATCAGCAGTTCACTCCGGACGGTCCGGCGGCGGCCAGGGGACAGCGCTTTCGGCTGCTCGGCGTCGGGGACATCGCGGTCTACCACCGGTTCGACCTGATCGTCAGCGTGCTGGCCGCGCTCAACGACGTCGAGTTCGTCATCGCCGGCGGCCCGGTGCACGGCAATGCCGAGGCGGAGCGGTTGATCCGCTGTGCCCGGCACTACGGCGTCGAGGACCGGGTGCGGCTGCTGGGTCCGGTCGAGGACATGGCGGCGCTGTACCGGTCGGCCGACATCGTCACGTGCACGCCGGCCCGCAGCACGTTCGCCACCATCGCGCTGGAGGCGATGGCCAGCGGCGTGCCGGTGATCGCCTCGGCGGTCGGCGGGCTGACCGACACCGTGGTGCACGAGGTGACCGGGCTGCTCGTGCCGCCGCTGCGGCCGGCCGACCTGCTGCGTGCGATTCGCCACATGCTGGGTGATCCGGCGCTGCGCGAGGCTTTCGGCGCGGCCGGCCGTGATCGCGCGTGTGCCCGCTATTCCTGGGAAAGGGTGGC